From the Candidatus Aminicenantes bacterium genome, the window CGGCGCGAAGCCGATGATGAAGCAGCCGGGGGTGACCCGGGCATGGTAGACGCTGGGCACCATCATCGCCGAATTCCTGAACAGGGAACTGAAGTCGAGGCCGTGCACCTGCATCAGGTAGGCGAGGCCGACGCCGGCCAGCGTCCCCAGGACCGAGCCGAAGATGCCGATAGCCAGGGATTCCAGGATCAGGGTTTGGTAAATGTGGCCGTTGTTCTCGCCGACCGCCAACCGCACGCCGATCTCGCCGTAGCGGCGCAGGCTGCCCATCAAACCGGCGTTCCACAGGACGATCGACATGGCCAACACGAAGATAGCGATGATAATGATGCCCATCGAATCGACCAGGGACAGGTAGTCGCCCAGCCCGCTTTCGTCGGGCAGCGTTCCCATGCGCGGCGAAAACTTGTCGCCGGGATTATTGAATTCCCGGTTGAATGATGCCGCCATAAGTTTCGCCGCCTCGTCATGGTACACGTCATCGGGGAAAAACCCGACGATCTCGCCGGCCGCGTCCTCCATGTCCAGGGCCGACTGGATGTCCGCGACGTCGGCGATCATCGCGCCGCGGTCCATGGCCGCGACGCCGAAGCGGACCGTTCCCGCGATCTTAAAATTGGCCATGGTCATGCTGCCGTACATGGTGGAGCTGATCAGCGTCGCCGTGGCGCCGGGGGCCACGTTCAGCTTCCTGGCGAAATCGTCGCCGATCAATACGTCGCCGGGACGTTGGGGCATGGCCCCGCGCACGATGGCTTTGCGGATGTCCAGCAGCCTGGGTTCGGGGCTGCTGGTAGAGAACAGGTCAACCGCCATGCCGCTGGCCGGCCCCTGGGTCTTCGTTTCCCCCTTTTCGTCGGGGATGTCCAGCAGGCCGCCGAACCTGATCCGCGGTGTCCAAACCATGGCTGGAAATTTCGCCCGCAGCGTCTGCAGGGTCTTGGCCAGCCCGGTCAGGGCCAGGTCGTTCGGGTTCTGGTCCGCCTCCTCGGCATAGGCCCGGGTCAGGACGCGCACATGCCCGGTCTGGTAGTGGGCGGTGGTGCCGACCATGTCGCCGATGACCCCGTTCATGAATGCGTACATGAAGACGGCCAGGAAAACGCCGAAAAAAACGGTCAGCAGCGGGAATAGGGAGCGCGAGCGGTCGCGCAGCAGGCCTTTCAAGAAAAACACGATCATGTCAGTTTCCCCCTTAGGGCGTCGGTCGGCTTCAATTTGGCGATCCGACGCGTCGGCAGGTAGCTGACGATCGTGGTCACGATAAAAACCAGCAGCGTCGTGCCGATGACCAGGCCGACGCTGAAGACCGGAAAGATGCGGTTGCCGATGGCAAATCCGAAATTCCCCGTCGCCTCGGGCAGACCGTAGCCGGCGGTCGCGACGTAAGCCAGCAAGGGCACTCCGTAGGCGGCGGCGACCAACGCCGCCAGCACGGCGTGCATGGCCCCTTCCAGGGTGAACAGCTGGATGATCTTTGCCCGCGTCATGCCCAGGGCCATCAGGGTGCCCATCTCCTTTCGTCTGCGGAAGATGGACAGTATCTGCGTATCGAAAATGGCCAGCATGGCCAGCAACAGCAACAGGATATAAAAAATACTGCCGCCGATCGACTTGGACAGAAAGAGCGCCCGCAGGTCGCGCAGCAGGAAGCGTAGGTCACGGTGCTGCCAGCCGGGGACCGCGGCCCCGAACAACGAGCCTTTTTCCAGGACCACGATGGTGGCTTCACCGGGCATGGCCGTCATGGCGCGCATCTTCTCAATGGGGATCCAGAGCTGCCCGCTGTCGATGTCGGCCACGTTGGTTTTCATTACCGCGGCAACTTTTAGATCGTCGGCGTCGAAGGTGCCTGATGCATCCCGCCAGCGCACGGTGACCTCGTCGCCGACCTTCAGGCCGGTGCTTCTGGCCATGCGTTCGCCGATCAGCGCCGGGATGGAGCCCTCCGGCGCCACCACCAGGGCGGAGGTGGGGATGGTCAGGATGCGCTGCCCGGGTGGTATCCCCTTCAGCAGTGCGTTCTGGAAGCGGCCGTTGG encodes:
- a CDS encoding FtsX-like permease family protein yields the protein MIVFFLKGLLRDRSRSLFPLLTVFFGVFLAVFMYAFMNGVIGDMVGTTAHYQTGHVRVLTRAYAEEADQNPNDLALTGLAKTLQTLRAKFPAMVWTPRIRFGGLLDIPDEKGETKTQGPASGMAVDLFSTSSPEPRLLDIRKAIVRGAMPQRPGDVLIGDDFARKLNVAPGATATLISSTMYGSMTMANFKIAGTVRFGVAAMDRGAMIADVADIQSALDMEDAAGEIVGFFPDDVYHDEAAKLMAASFNREFNNPGDKFSPRMGTLPDESGLGDYLSLVDSMGIIIIAIFVLAMSIVLWNAGLMGSLRRYGEIGVRLAVGENNGHIYQTLILESLAIGIFGSVLGTLAGVGLAYLMQVHGLDFSSLFRNSAMMVPSVYHARVTPGCFIIGFAPGIISTVLGASIAGVGIYKRRTAQLFKELEA
- a CDS encoding FtsX-like permease family protein; its protein translation is MIIPRLACKNIFGAGLRTWLNVVALSFSFVAIIFLQGLYNGMNEQVEKATKDAEYGGGQYWQGSYDPLDPLALNDAHARVPDELQRLIAANRALPILVRQATIYPNGRFQNALLKGIPPGQRILTIPTSALVVAPEGSIPALIGERMARSTGLKVGDEVTVRWRDASGTFDADDLKVAAVMKTNVADIDSGQLWIPIEKMRAMTAMPGEATIVVLEKGSLFGAAVPGWQHRDLRFLLRDLRALFLSKSIGGSIFYILLLLLAMLAIFDTQILSIFRRRKEMGTLMALGMTRAKIIQLFTLEGAMHAVLAALVAAAYGVPLLAYVATAGYGLPEATGNFGFAIGNRIFPVFSVGLVIGTTLLVFIVTTIVSYLPTRRIAKLKPTDALRGKLT